One Ilumatobacter coccineus YM16-304 genomic window, CGGGTCTCGGCAGGGTCGATCACCGCGTCGATGAAACCCCGCTCGGCAGCGACATAGGGGTTGAGCAGGCGCTCGGTGTAGTCGGCCTCGAACGCCGCCTTCTCCTCGGGGGTCGCCCGTCGAGCCAGGATGGCCGCCGCTTGCCCGGCGCCCATGACCGCGATCTCCGCCCACGGCCAAGCAAGACACAGGTCGTTACCCATCGTCTTGGAGTCCATGACGATGTACGCACCGCCGTAGCTCTTGCGCAGGATGATGCAGATACGCGGCACGGTCGCTCGGGCGTAGGCGTACACCAACTGCGCACCGTGGCGAATCATGCCGCGCCACTCGAGGTCTTTGCCGGGGTAGAAGCCCGGCGTGTCGACCAGCGTGATGATCGGCAGGTTGAACGCATCGCAGAACGCGACGAAACGAGCCGACTTCTGCGACGCCGGGATGTCGAGTGTGCCGGCGAGCGACATCGGTTGGTTGGCGACGATGCCGACCGGTCGACCGTCGATGGTCGCGAACGCGGTGACGACGTTGGCCGCCCAGCGATCACGCAGCTCGAGCAGGGAATCCTCGTCGACGATCTCGGCGGCGACCTTGCGGACGTCGTAGCTGCCGGTGGACGACTCGGGGATCTGCGCTCCGGCTTCGGGGCACGGCCGATCGGCCGGGTCGAACAGCGGCCAGCGAGGGGGTTCCTCGTCGACGTTGTTCGGCAGGTACGTGAGCAGTTCTTCGGCCGCGGCGATGGCCGCTTCGCGGTCGGGCACGACCGACGTGGCGACGCCGGTGTAGCGGGCGTGGTTCGAGGCGCCGCCGAGTTCGTCGCTGGTGATGGCGACGCCGGTGAACTGTTCGACCATCGTCGGGCCCTGCACGAACGCCGCGCTGCGCTCGGTCATGATCGTGAAGTCGGCGATGCCGAGCAGGAGCGCCGAGCCCGACACCGCCGGTCCGTCGACGACCATGATCGTCGGGATGATGCCGGAACAGGCGGTCAACGCCGCGGCGACGCGACCCCAGCCGTGCAGCGCCGGAACGCCTTCGACGATGTCGGCGCCGCTCGACGCCATGACGACGACCAACGGCACCCGCTGATCGAGCGCCGCTCGGATACCGCGCTCGAGTTGCGTCGAGGTGCCCGACGACATCGAGATGTTGGAATCATCGTTGTCTTCGAACTCGACCCAGATCACGGTTCGCTCGCCGAGATCGGAGTCGCTCTCGAGGGAGCGGACTTCGCTCTGCGCCCGACTCGGGACGAATCGGTTGAGTCCGAATGCTTCTTGCGGTTCGACGAGGGACATCGACGGCAACCGTAGTGCCTGTTCGGCCACGCGCCAGCGTGCCCGGCGCCGAAGCGCGTCGGGTCAGGCTCTCGTCGACAGGGGAGCGGCCGTCTCGAGGTGGACGCCGGGCTGGAGCTCGCCTTCGGCTTCGATCACCGAGCGGAGCGTGTTGAGCGTTGCGAGCGTCGGCGCGCTGGCGCTCGGACGACGGCGACGCACCGAGGCGACGACGCGTCGGGGCAAGCCAGGCACGTTGATGCGGCGGAACGATCCGGTCAGCCAGGTCGGGATCGCCGTTGCGGGGACGATCGCCGCGCCGAATCCGTCGATCGCCAGCGATGCCATCAGGCGGGCGCCGTCGATCTCGGCCTGCGGACGCAGATGGATGCGGTTCGCTGCGGCCGATCGTTCGAGCACGCGACGCAGCGCGGAGCCCGTCGGGGGCAGCAGGAGCGACATGTCGTCGAGTTCGGTGATCTCGACGGTGTCGCGGTCGGCGAGTAGATGCGTGTCGGCGACGAGCAGGATGAGATCTTCGGCGAAGAGCGGCTCGACCACGAGCTCGGGATCGTCGATCGGGAGGTGCACGATCGCCGCGTTGAGCTCGCCCGACACCACGTTCGGCACCAGCGACGAGGTGGAGCCCTCCTGGACGATCGTGCGGACGTTCGGGTGGTCGTGCGACAACTGATTGAGCAGCGCCGGCATCAGCCAACGGGCGGTGGTGCCGATGACGCCGACACGGGCCTGACCCGACACGTTGGCGTGCCGACTGGTCATGTCGGCGGCGATGTCGTCGATTTCGTTGAGGACCCGGCGGGCTCGTTCGACGACTCTGGCGCCGTCTTCGGTGAGGCCGCCGTGCACTCGGTCGACGAGGCTCACGCCCAGTTCCTTCTCGAGCCTCGACACGTGCGCCGAGACGTTGGACTGCACGGTGTAGAGGGCTCGGGCAGCCGCCGAGAACGTACCGTGATCGGCGATTGCGACGATCGCAGACAACTGGCGGACATCCATCTCTAAAAACGATAGCAAGTATCTTCAAGTTCTGCTTGTCAGATGCCTTCGGGCAGTGCATACTTGTCCATGAGCTTGTGATTCCGATCACTAACTCCACATATCGCAGTGACAACACCCCCCATGTTGCACTCGAGAGGCATCCACATTCCGATCCCCCATCGGAGGATGTCCTCAGGTCGAGAGGCCCTGATCTTCGGATCGGGGCCTTTCCCGTTTTCGTCACGTGTGGGACGCTCCGAGTCGGTCGCTTCGCTCCCTGTCGCTCCCGCGGGTCGATGATGGCGCGAGGTCCGGCATCACTCGGGTGTCGCGCGGGTGATCTCTGTTCCGACGTCATGTCTGGGGCGCTCCGAGTCGGTCGCTTCGCTCCCTGTCGCTTGGGCTCGCTGCGCTCGACGTGACGTCGGCGGAACGGGCTGCTGCTGCGGGTCTCGGTGGTTTCTCTCGGACCTGGTCAAGGGAATCGGGGTCTGTCTGGGACGTGGGTGGCTCGTCTAGGTTGGCCTGGTGACTACTCGGGGTGCTGCTTTCTTTGATCTGGATCGGACGTTGTTGGCGGGGGCGTCGGGCGAGGTGTTCTCCCGGGTCATGCATCGGGCCGGCCTGTCCTCGGGGCCGTTCCCCGGCGAGAAGCTGCTGTTCGGGCTGTTCAACACGATCGGCGAGACGCTGCCGTCGATGGCACTCGCTCGCCAGGCGGTCAACCTCGCCAAGGGCCGCTCCCAACGCGTCGTGCACGAGGCGGCGGAGTCGGCCGTCCCCGAGCTGCTCGCGCTCGTGCAGCCATTCGCCGAGCAGGCTTTTCGGTCGCACCGCGACGCCGGGCGGCCGATCGTGCTGGCCACCACCACGCCGTACGACATGGTCAAGCCGTTCGCCGACGCCCTCGGCCTCGACGACGTCGTCGCCACCCGGTACTCCACCGACGGCGACGGCAACTACGACGGAACGCTCGACGGGCCATTCGTCTGGTCGGCCGGGAAACTCGACGGCATCCGCGCCTGGGCCGACGCCCACGACGTGGCACTCGACGAGAGCTGGGCATACTCCGACAGCTACTACGACGCCCCGATGCTCGACGCGGTCGGCAACCCCGTCGTGGTCAATCCCGACCCCCGCATGGTGCTCATGGCAGCAGCTCGCCGATGGCCCACGCTCAGCCTCGACGTGTCGCCCGGCGTCGTCAAGATCCCCGTCGTCGGCCTCGAAGTGCAAGAGCTCGCCATGCGCTTCGCCAAGCCTGCCGCCTACCCGTACGCGCGATTCGAGTTCGCGCACGTCGATCGCATCCCCGCCACCGGGCCGGCCATCCTCGTGGCCAACCACCGGAGCTACTTCGACGTCGCTGCGATGTCGCTCGTGATCGCCAAGAGCGGTCGACCGGCGCGGTTCCTCGGCAAGAAGGAAGTGTTCGACGCTCCGATCGTCGGTCAGATCGCCGCAGCCATGGGCGGCATCAGAGTCGACCGGGCCACCGGATCCGACGAGCCACTCGAAGCCGCCGCCGAAGCACTCGCCGGCGGCGAGATGGTGGCGATGATGCCCGAGGGCACGATCCCTCGCGGCCCAGCGTTCTTCGAACCGAAGCTGCGCGGCCGCTGGGGTGCCGCCCGCCTCGCGCAGATGACCGGCGCACCCGTCGTGCCGGTCGGAATGTGGGGCACCGAGAAGGTCTGGCCGCGCTCGAAGCGGCTGCCGAACATGCTCGCACTCACCAATCCGCCCACCGTGAGCATCAGCGTCGGGCCGGAGGTGACGCTCAAGCACAAGTCGCTCGACGCCGACACGAAGCGCATCATGAAGGCGATCTCGGCGCAGCTCCCCGACGAAGCGCGCACGAAACGAACACCCACGCGCGAACAGCTCGTGGCGACGTTCCCTCCCGGCTACAAAGGCGATCCCGAGCAGGAGTACGTACGCCGCCCCGGCGAGGACTGACCAGCAACGGACCCGACGGCAGGGGAGCGGCCGGGCACATCCGATTGGCTTGGCTCGCGCCGCCACGTCAGGCAGGATGCAGGCATGTCGAAACTGCCCGCACCGGCCGACCTGCTGCCGCACCGCCCGCCGTTCCTGCTCGTCGACGAACTCGTCGCGCTCGATCCACCCGAGTCGGCGACCGGCATCTGGCGGCTCACCGGAGACGAGTACTTCTTCCCCGGGCACTTTCCCGGCCGCCCGACGCTGCCGGGCGTGCTGATGTGCGAGGCGATCGCTCAGGTCGGGGCGTGCGCCGTGCTGGCTTCGGAGGCCCACGCCGGCAAGCTGCCGCTGTTCGGCGGGCTCGACAAGGCCCGGTTCCGACGCCAGGTCGTGCCCGGCGACGAACTGCTCATCGAAGTCGAGCTCGGCCGGCTCTCGGCGCGCGCCGGCAAGGGCAGCGGACGTGTCACCGTCGACGGTGAGCTCGCCACCAGTTGCGACCTGATGTTCGTGTTCGCCGACGCGTGAGCTACGACGTCGTCCTCTTCGATTTCGACCACACCCTGCTCGACTCCGACGCATCGCTCGCCGGTGCGTTCGAACAGTCGATGCGGTCGGCTGGAGTCGTCGACGCGGCGGCGATCGCCGGGCACTACGCCGACTTCGACCGCATCAACCAGGCGCTGTGGCGCCAGGTCGAAGCGCAACAGATCAGCCCGAACGACGTGAAGGTCCGCCGCTTCGAGCAACTCATCGAGGTGCTCGAACTCGACGCCGATGCACACGAGATGGCCGACGCATTCGTCGAGGGCCTCGTCGCCTGTGGCGAACTGTTCGACGGCGCGATCGACCTGCTCGACGATCTTGCTGCTCGCAGCCGTCTCGGCATGGTCACCAACGGCATCGGCCGCGTGCAGCGCGGTCGCCTCGCTCGGCTCGGGCTGAGTGACCACTTCGACGCCGTCGTGATCAGCGGTGAAGTGGGCGCCAGCAAGCCGGGGCCGGCGATCTTCGACGTCACGTTCGAAGCGATGGGGGTGAGCGACCGGTCGAGTGTGCTGATGGTCGGCGACAGCCTGCCGAGCGACATCCTGGGCGCTGCGAACGCCGGGATCGCCAGCGCCTGGTTCAACCCGATGGGGCACCAGGCCAACCCCGACATTCCCGCCACGCACGAGGTGCGCGACCTACCGGAGATCAGCCCACTCGTCTGACGCCCGTGTTTCCTTCGGACCAGGTCCGAAGGAAACACGGGTCGGTCAGGACGTGGTCAGGCCGGTGGAGCGATGACGATGGAGCCGTTGTGGCCGCCGAACCCGAAGTTGTTCGAGATCGTGGGGCCGGGCTCCCAGCCGCGCGCCGCACCCGTGACGAGATCGATGGACATCTCGGGGTCGGCTTCCGTCGTGTTGGCCGTCGGCGGGATCTGACGCTTCTCGAACGACAGCAGCACCGCTGCGGCCTCGAGGGCGCCCGCTGCACCGAGCGCGTGGCCGGTGACCCCCTTGGTCGACACCACCGGAACCGCTCGCTCTCCGAACACCGTGGTGATCGCGTCGGCTTCGGCAGCGTCGTTCAACGGCGTCGAGGTGCCGTGCGCATTGACCTGCTTGATGTCGCCAGGCTGCAAGCCGGCTTCGTCGAGCGCCTGATGCATGCACGAGATCGCGCCACGTCCGCCGGGTGCGGGAGCGGTGATGTGGTGAGCGTCGGCGTTGCTCGCACCGCCCATGACCTCGCCGAGGATCGTCGCACCACGCGCTTCGGCGATGCTCCACTCCTCGAGGATGAACACGGCCGCGCCTTCGCCCATGACGAAACCGTCACGGTCGGCGGCGAACGGCATGCTGACACCGGACGACGACAGCGCCGTCATGTTGCGGAAGCCGGCGAGCGACGTCGCCGTGCCCGCACTCTCGGAGCCACCGCTCGCCGCGGCGTCGATGATGCCCCACTTGATGAGGCGTGCGGCGTAGTTGAGCGCGTGCGTTCCGGCAGCACACGCGGTCGTGATCGTCTCGCTCTGTCCCTGCAGGTTGTACCGCATCGACACGGCCGCGCCCGAGGCGTTGGCCATCATCATGGGCACCAAGAACGGCGAGACGCGTCGCTCACCCTTCTCGTGCAGCGTCAACACCTGCGCTTCAAGCGTGTGGAGTCCGCCGATGCCGGTGCCGAAGATCGTGCCGAAACGGCCCGGCTCGACGCCGATGGCATCGACGCCACCGGCCTGCTCGAACGCCTCGGCGGACGCGGCGAGCGCGAACTGCTCGACGCGGTCAGCACGGCGAGCATCCTTGGCGTTGTCGAAGTACGGAGCCGGGTCCCAGTCGGTCAGCTCGATGTGCTGGCCGCCGGTGGCGCCCGGCCCGTTGAGGCCGGACCAGTAGTTCTCCGTGCCGATGCCTGCCGGCGCGACGACACCGAATCCGGTGATCGCGACCCGCCGAGACCCGGTCGAGCCGCTCGACATCAGACTTTCGCAGCGACGAGGTCGTAGGCGGACTGAACGGTCTCGACGCCTTCGAGTTCTTCTTCCGGCACCTCGATGTCGAACTCTTCTTCGAGTGCCATGACGAGTTCGACGAGGTCGAGGCTGTCGGCGTCGAGATCGTCACCGAACTTCGCGTCGGGAACGACGGCGCTCTCTTCGACCGAGAGCACCTCGACGGCGCACTTGCGGAAGCGGGCGAACAGTTCTTCGTTGTTTTCGGTACTCATTGGAGTTCTCCAGTGTTTGGCTTGAGGTGGATTGTAGAGGGTGGAACCTGGTGACTCGCGGTGCTCGGCACCAGGGGCGATGTCGGTACCGGTCGCGGCGCGTCAGTGACCCATGCCCAGGCCGCCGTCGACGGGAATGACAGCGCCGGTGATGTAGGCCGCGTCGGGCCCGGCGAGGAAACTGACCACGCCGGCGATCTCGTCGGGGGTGGCCATGCGAGCGAGCGGCACGGCCGCGGTGATGCCTGCGAGTTGGTCGTCGCTCAGTGCTGCGGTCATGTCGGTCTCGACCGGCCCCGGAGCGACGACGTTGACGGTGATCGAACGCGAACCGAGCTCGCGAGCCAACGATCGGGCGAAGCCGACCAGACCCGCTTTCGACGCCGAGTAGTTCGACTGCCCGGCCTGGCCGAGCATGCCGACGACCGACGACATCAGGATGATGCGACCCGACCGTGCTTTGAGCATGGCCTTCGCCGCCCGCTTGGTGACGCGGTACGACGCAGTGAGGTTGGCGTCGAGGACGGTGGCGAAGTCGTCTTCCGACATGCGCAGCAACAGGCCGTCTTTGGTGACGCCGGCATTCGACACGAGGACCTCGACCGGGCCGCCGAAGTGCTCCTCGACCGCAGCGAACGCGGCGTCGACCTTTGCGGTGTCGGTGACGTCGCACTTGACGCCGAAGAAGCCGTCGGGCGGGGGAGAGGAGTTGTAGGTCACGGCCACGCGGTCGCCCTCGGCGGCGAACCGGTGGGCGCATGCCAGGCCGATCCCGCGCGAGCCGCCGGTGATGAGGACGACACGCCCTGTGGTTGATTCGGTCATGATCGTGCCTCCGTCATGCTGGGAGTTCTGTCGCGTCGGGCATCCATCGGACGACCGCACTGGCCGCCGTCATGCCCGCACCGAAACCGACGAAGAGGATGAGGTCGCCGGGGTCGACACGACCCTCGTCGAGTGCTTCGGCGAGGGCCATCGGCACGGACGCCGCCGACGTGTTGCCGGTGCGGTGCAGGTTGACCATCGCCTTCTCTTCGGGGATGCCGATGCGTTCCATCGCCGCGCTGATGATGCGGATGTTTGCCTGGTGCGGGATGACGAGCTTGATGTCGTCGGGCGACACGCCGGCGGCCTCCATCGACTTGTTGCCCGAGTCGACCATGATCCGCACGGCTCGACGAAAGACCTCGCGGCCTTCCATCTCGAGCGTGCCACCGATCTCGCAGTAGAGCGCGCTCTCGGCTTCGCCGATCGAGTCGAGGTCCCATCCGAGCAGTTGGCCGGGGCCTTCGACCGCTTCGAACACGGCCGCGCCCGATCCGTTGCCGAAGAGGATGCCCGTGTTGCGGTCGGTGTAGTCGGTGATCCGGTCGAGCGTGTCGGTGCCGATGACGAGCACCTTGCGTGCGCCCATCGCGATGAGGCCGTGCGCGTTGACGAGTCCGTAGACCCAGCCCGAACACGCCGCGTTGAGGTCGGAGGCGCCGCAACTCAATCCAAGGCCGAGTTGCACGCTCGATGCGGTGGCGGGCACGTGCCGATCGGGGGTGGTGGTCGCGAGGATCAGCGCGTCGATCTCGGACGGGTCGACACCAGCCATCTCGAGTGCCGCCCGACCCGACTGGATCGAGAGCTCGGACGTGGAGCCGCCGACGTGGCGCTCGTGGATGCCGGTGCGTTCACGGATCCACTCGTCGTTGGTGTCCATGGTCTTCTCGAGGTCGGCGTTGGTCACCACCTTCTCGGGGAGGAACGCTCCCCAACCGGTGATGACCGCTCCTCGAACTCCGGGTGGAATGGCGGGCATTGCTCGACTCCTCGTCGTCCGATGTTCTCAGTGCGTGCGCAGCCAGGCGATGGGCTGGCGCATGGTGACGCGCTCGGTGTCGACGGCGATGAAGCTCTGGAGCACTCCGGCGAACGGTGAGCGGACCTCGTTGTCGCCGACGTGGCCGATGATCGACCCGACGTCGATGCTGGTGCCTTCGCCCATGTCGGCGATCGGCGTGAAGATCCCGGCTGCGGGGCTCACCACGAGTCGCTCGGCGGCGAACAGGTGCTCGCCGTCGAGTTCGGGAAGCGCCGGGGTGGCCGATCCGGCGTCGACCCAGTCGAGCAGTTTGTCGAGGTCGTCGGGTGTGGCGACCGAGATCGTGCGGCACCCGTCGACGGTGCGTTTGGCCATGCCGGTGAGCACGCCACCGGGTCCGAGTTCGGCGAAGTCGGACACGCCGGCGTCGGCCAGCGCGAGGAGGCTGTGCTTCCACCGCACGGGGCTCGACAGTTGCGCCGACAGCAGACTCGACCATTCCGAACCGCGGTCGTGCGGGGCGGCGTCGACATTGGAGACGACCGGGATGTCGGTGTCTCGGGGCTCGGCAGCGGCGATGGCGTCGCGCAGACGGTCGCGAGCAGCGGTCATGAAGGGCGTGTGGAACGCTCCCGAGACGGGCAGTCCCATGACGCGCTTCGCGCCGAGCTCCTTGGCGTGCGCCGACGCGGCGTCGACGCCTTCGGGCGACCCGGCGATGACGACCTGGCCGGGGGCGTTGTAGTTGGCGACCCAGACATCGGCGTCGGCGAGGTTGCAGGCGACGCCGACCTGATCGTCGTCGAGCCCGAGCACGGCCGCCATCGTGCCGGGACGAGCGAGGCCGGCGTCGTGCATCGCTGCAGCGCGTGCGCTGACCAGACGGACGCCGTCGTCGAACCCGAGCGCGCCCGTGGCGGTGAGCGCCGTGTACTCGCCGAGGCTGTGACCGGCGCAGAAACTGGCGTCGATGCCGATGCGCTGGACGGCGTCGAGCACCATCAGGCTGGACACGAACGTGGTGAGCTGAGCGTTGCGAGTGTCTTTCAACTCGTCGGCGTCGGCGTCGCAGAGCAGCGCACCGACGTCGCGGCCGGCCACCTCGCTTGCTTCGTCGACGAGCTCCCAGCTCTCGTGTTCTTGCCAGGGGCGCCCCATCCCGGGCCGTTGTGATCCCTGTCCGGGAAAGGTGAATGCGAGCATCACCGGCGAATCTAGACGAGTCGACACCCAAGAAAATCCTTACCGATGGGTAACTCTGCTGAGCCCCACGTCACGATCACTTCCGCGATCTCTGCTGCGATCTGTTCCTGGCGCCGATCGTCCTCGCGAGTCTGCGACGTGGACCGATAACATCGGGAAGCTCACGCCCCGGTAGCCCAATTGGCAGAGGCAACGGTCTCAAACACCGTCCAGTGTCGGTTCAAGTCCGACCCGGGGTACACAGCGAATCCAGCGCCCGCTGGCCGTCGACCGCTCACCCCGAGCACGAGTCGACCCGCCCGCCGCCACACCGCCACCGGTGTCGCCCGCCCCATCCTGCGCCGGCCCGAGGATGATTCCTGCCCAGGCAAATTGTCGTCGCGTGAGGATGATTTTTGCCCAGGCCGATTGTCGTCGCGTGGGGGTGATTTTTGCCCAGGCCAAATGTGGTCGCGTGGGGGTGACTTTTGGCCAGGCTCGATGTGGTCGCTGCGTGGGGAGGGGAGTGGATCTGGGATGCTCGGGGGATGGCAGCAGCGTTCGATCCGACCATCGGCAGGAAGACCTGGCGTTCGCTCGAGGCGTACCACGGGGCGATCTACTTCGCTCCCGAAGCCGCCGAGGCGTACGCCGCGGTCGGTGTCGACGACCGCATGACCGGCTACTTCGCGTCGCGCTCCGCGGCGATGGGTGCCGTGACCGCCGACGTCGTGATCGCCACCTTCTACAACTTCAACCACGACCTGATCCGCCGCAGCATGGCCGACGTGTGGAACGTGGTGACGCCCACCGACCTCGTCGCCGCTCGATTCCGGGCCGCCGATGCGATGATCCGTCGTCTCGTCGACGCAGCGGACCTCGACTCGGCCGAGATGCGACGAGCTGCGACCATTGCTCGTCGTGCCGCCGAGGCCGCGTGTGAACAGCCGCACGGACGCCCGCTGTTCGCCGCCAACGCCGGACTCGACTGGCCCGACGAACCGCACATGGTGCTCTGGCACGCCCAGACCCTGCTGCGCGAATTTCGCGGCGACGGGCACCTCGCCGCGCTGGTGGCGGCTGATCTCGACGGCTGCGAAGCGCTCGTGACTCACGGTGCCGCCGGCGACGTCCCCGCATCCATTCTGAAGGCATCGCGGCAGCGCACCGACGACGAGTGGGCGGCTGCGACCGAATCGTTGCAGGCACGCGGGTGGCTCGACGCCGACGGGGCGTTCACCGAGGCCGGACGACAAGCCCGCGCCGACATCGAGACGACGACCGATCGAATGGCTGCAGCGCCGTACGCGGCGATCGGCGACGCGCGGTGCGCCGAACTCCGAGACCTCGTCCGGCCCTGGAGCGCGGCCATGGCGTCGGTGTTCGGCCGCTGAGGTTCGTCGGCCGTCGACGGCTGGTGTGCTCGCTCTGAGTTCGGGGTCGCCGGCGACGCATCCGAGGCGTGTGAGCCGAACTGCGAATCGATGCCGCCAGTCGCGCAACCGATCGATCTAGCCTGGTGAACGTGGGCAACCGACTGATCGAGCGACGCCTCTCGAAGACCGGAACGCGACTCAAGTCGCTGCGCGCCGAACTCGAGGTGATCGACGAACAGATCCGGCACCTCGGCGACGACGCCGAAGACCAGGCGATCCGTGCGCTCGTGTCGGAAACGCCCGGCGCGGGCGCCGAAGCCCGCGACGCTCAGCGTCACGTCGACGCGATGCGCAAGCACCGTGAGCACGTGCTGACCGAGATCGGCGAGTTGCAGACTCGCCAAGACGAACTCCTCGATCAGCTCACGACGTCTCGCTGACCCGTCCCACGCTGCGTTCGACCCGAGGTCGGCGTACACGTATCGGCGCGGAGTGTCTCCGAACCCCAGGAGAGGCGCTATAACTCATGCCATGTCCCTGCGCGTCGTGATAGCCGAAGACGAAGCCATCATCCGGATGGATCTTCGCGAAACGCTCATCGAAGAGGGGTACGACGTCGTGGGTGAGACCGGGCGCGGCGACACGGTCGTCGACCTGGTCCGGGAGACCAAACCCGACCTGGCGATCCTCGACATCAAGATGCCGGGTGCCGACGGTCTCGAAGCCGCTCGAACGATCAACGCCGAACGCCTCTGCGGTGTGCTGATGCTCACCGCGTTCAGCCAGCGCGAGGTCGTCGAGGAAGCCCGTGACGCCGGGGCACTCGCCTTCCTGGTCAAGCCGTTCCAGAAGTCCGACCTCATTCCGGCGATCGAAGTCGCGATGGGTCGCTTCCGCGAACTGCGCGGTCTCGCCGGCGATGTCGACACGCTGGGCGAACAACTCGAATCGCGCAAGGTCATCGACCGCGCGAAAGGCGTCTTGATCGACGAACTCTCGATGACCGAAGGCGACGCGTTCGGGTTCATCCAGAAGACCGCGATGAGCGAGCGCAGCCGCATGAAAGACGTCGCCGACCGCATCCTCGACGGCTCGCTCCGCCCCGAAACCGACTGACCGAACATCAACCGAACGCAGCCGCTGGTCGTAACCCGGCTCGGCGGCCGCACCACGAACGGAGACAACGTGGGCACCCATCTTCTCGTCGACGGCAACTCGTTGACCTACCGGGCGTTCTTTGCGCTGCCGACCGACATGGCGACCGCGAGCGGTCAGGTCACCAACGCCGTGTTCGGCTTCACGTCGATGCTGGCGTACGTGCTGAACGAGCAACAACCCGAAGGCATCCTCGTCGCGTTCGACCGTCCCGAGCCGACGTTCCGGCACGAGGCCGAACCCGAG contains:
- the fabZ gene encoding 3-hydroxyacyl-ACP dehydratase FabZ, with the protein product MSKLPAPADLLPHRPPFLLVDELVALDPPESATGIWRLTGDEYFFPGHFPGRPTLPGVLMCEAIAQVGACAVLASEAHAGKLPLFGGLDKARFRRQVVPGDELLIEVELGRLSARAGKGSGRVTVDGELATSCDLMFVFADA
- a CDS encoding beta-ketoacyl-ACP synthase III, with the protein product MPAIPPGVRGAVITGWGAFLPEKVVTNADLEKTMDTNDEWIRERTGIHERHVGGSTSELSIQSGRAALEMAGVDPSEIDALILATTTPDRHVPATASSVQLGLGLSCGASDLNAACSGWVYGLVNAHGLIAMGARKVLVIGTDTLDRITDYTDRNTGILFGNGSGAAVFEAVEGPGQLLGWDLDSIGEAESALYCEIGGTLEMEGREVFRRAVRIMVDSGNKSMEAAGVSPDDIKLVIPHQANIRIISAAMERIGIPEEKAMVNLHRTGNTSAASVPMALAEALDEGRVDPGDLILFVGFGAGMTAASAVVRWMPDATELPA
- a CDS encoding LysR family transcriptional regulator yields the protein MDVRQLSAIVAIADHGTFSAAARALYTVQSNVSAHVSRLEKELGVSLVDRVHGGLTEDGARVVERARRVLNEIDDIAADMTSRHANVSGQARVGVIGTTARWLMPALLNQLSHDHPNVRTIVQEGSTSSLVPNVVSGELNAAIVHLPIDDPELVVEPLFAEDLILLVADTHLLADRDTVEITELDDMSLLLPPTGSALRRVLERSAAANRIHLRPQAEIDGARLMASLAIDGFGAAIVPATAIPTWLTGSFRRINVPGLPRRVVASVRRRRPSASAPTLATLNTLRSVIEAEGELQPGVHLETAAPLSTRA
- the acpP gene encoding acyl carrier protein, which gives rise to MSTENNEELFARFRKCAVEVLSVEESAVVPDAKFGDDLDADSLDLVELVMALEEEFDIEVPEEELEGVETVQSAYDLVAAKV
- a CDS encoding acyl-CoA carboxylase subunit beta, with the protein product MSLVEPQEAFGLNRFVPSRAQSEVRSLESDSDLGERTVIWVEFEDNDDSNISMSSGTSTQLERGIRAALDQRVPLVVVMASSGADIVEGVPALHGWGRVAAALTACSGIIPTIMVVDGPAVSGSALLLGIADFTIMTERSAAFVQGPTMVEQFTGVAITSDELGGASNHARYTGVATSVVPDREAAIAAAEELLTYLPNNVDEEPPRWPLFDPADRPCPEAGAQIPESSTGSYDVRKVAAEIVDEDSLLELRDRWAANVVTAFATIDGRPVGIVANQPMSLAGTLDIPASQKSARFVAFCDAFNLPIITLVDTPGFYPGKDLEWRGMIRHGAQLVYAYARATVPRICIILRKSYGGAYIVMDSKTMGNDLCLAWPWAEIAVMGAGQAAAILARRATPEEKAAFEADYTERLLNPYVAAERGFIDAVIDPAETRASIASALDILADKREQLVERKHGNSPF
- a CDS encoding HAD-IB family hydrolase, producing MTTRGAAFFDLDRTLLAGASGEVFSRVMHRAGLSSGPFPGEKLLFGLFNTIGETLPSMALARQAVNLAKGRSQRVVHEAAESAVPELLALVQPFAEQAFRSHRDAGRPIVLATTTPYDMVKPFADALGLDDVVATRYSTDGDGNYDGTLDGPFVWSAGKLDGIRAWADAHDVALDESWAYSDSYYDAPMLDAVGNPVVVNPDPRMVLMAAARRWPTLSLDVSPGVVKIPVVGLEVQELAMRFAKPAAYPYARFEFAHVDRIPATGPAILVANHRSYFDVAAMSLVIAKSGRPARFLGKKEVFDAPIVGQIAAAMGGIRVDRATGSDEPLEAAAEALAGGEMVAMMPEGTIPRGPAFFEPKLRGRWGAARLAQMTGAPVVPVGMWGTEKVWPRSKRLPNMLALTNPPTVSISVGPEVTLKHKSLDADTKRIMKAISAQLPDEARTKRTPTREQLVATFPPGYKGDPEQEYVRRPGED
- a CDS encoding beta-ketoacyl-[acyl-carrier-protein] synthase family protein, whose product is MSSGSTGSRRVAITGFGVVAPAGIGTENYWSGLNGPGATGGQHIELTDWDPAPYFDNAKDARRADRVEQFALAASAEAFEQAGGVDAIGVEPGRFGTIFGTGIGGLHTLEAQVLTLHEKGERRVSPFLVPMMMANASGAAVSMRYNLQGQSETITTACAAGTHALNYAARLIKWGIIDAAASGGSESAGTATSLAGFRNMTALSSSGVSMPFAADRDGFVMGEGAAVFILEEWSIAEARGATILGEVMGGASNADAHHITAPAPGGRGAISCMHQALDEAGLQPGDIKQVNAHGTSTPLNDAAEADAITTVFGERAVPVVSTKGVTGHALGAAGALEAAAVLLSFEKRQIPPTANTTEADPEMSIDLVTGAARGWEPGPTISNNFGFGGHNGSIVIAPPA
- a CDS encoding YjjG family noncanonical pyrimidine nucleotidase, whose product is MSYDVVLFDFDHTLLDSDASLAGAFEQSMRSAGVVDAAAIAGHYADFDRINQALWRQVEAQQISPNDVKVRRFEQLIEVLELDADAHEMADAFVEGLVACGELFDGAIDLLDDLAARSRLGMVTNGIGRVQRGRLARLGLSDHFDAVVISGEVGASKPGPAIFDVTFEAMGVSDRSSVLMVGDSLPSDILGAANAGIASAWFNPMGHQANPDIPATHEVRDLPEISPLV
- the fabG gene encoding 3-oxoacyl-ACP reductase FabG, translated to MTESTTGRVVLITGGSRGIGLACAHRFAAEGDRVAVTYNSSPPPDGFFGVKCDVTDTAKVDAAFAAVEEHFGGPVEVLVSNAGVTKDGLLLRMSEDDFATVLDANLTASYRVTKRAAKAMLKARSGRIILMSSVVGMLGQAGQSNYSASKAGLVGFARSLARELGSRSITVNVVAPGPVETDMTAALSDDQLAGITAAVPLARMATPDEIAGVVSFLAGPDAAYITGAVIPVDGGLGMGH